A segment of the Streptomyces sp. ITFR-21 genome:
GGCCGCGGTGGCGCCCAGCGGGGCGAGGCCCGGTCGGCCGGCCAGCGAGCCGGGGCTGTTGCGGGTGCCGGTCACCACGTAGCCCTTGACGCCGCCGGCCAGCGCGTTGCGCACCGCGCCGATGTCGTCGGCGGCGGACAGCGCCAGGCCGTTGGGCCAGCCGGCGGCGCGGGTCTCGGCGAGCAGGGTCAGGCCGGAGCCGTCGGGGAGATGGACGTCGGCGACGCAGATGTCGCGGGGGTTACCGACCCGGGGACGGGCCTCGGCGATCGACGAGGCCTCGATCACATCGCGGACCCCGAGCGCCCACAGGTGTCGGGTGACAGTGGAGCGGACGCGGGGGTCGGCCACGACGACCATGGCCGTCGGCTTGCTGGGACGGTAGGCGACCAGGCTCGTGGGCTGCTCGAGAAGAACGGACACCGGGCCTCCTGTGGCAAAGGGGACTGAAACGGTCACAGTCTCCTTCGGCAGCAAACGCTCCGGGCTTTAGGGAAAGATCACGATTTATTGAGTAACAATTCCGGCAAATCGGACGGCCGATCGAACGGACGCACTGTCAGGGCACGGGCGTGCGTGCAATCGCCCGCCCGCCCGGCGCGCCTTCTTGCGTCCCGCGCTGCCGCCCCTACCGAAGGACCGCCCCCGACCGACCCCCGACCGGCTTCCGATCGACGCCGGCTGATCCGCCGGCCCGTTCCCGCCCCGGCCCCCGTCCCCGTACGCCCCCAAGTGACCGGTCCGCGGTTCAGGTACGCCGCTTGGGCAGCGGCAGCACCCCGGCCGCGCCCCGCGGCGGCACCTCCGGGCCCTCCGCGGGCGGCAGCCCGGCGCACGCGCACAGCAGGTCGCACCAGGCCACCAGATGTGCCGCCGCGTCAGGACCCGTGCCGCCCGGCCGGTCCCGCGGCGTCCACGACGCGCGGATCTCGATCTGCGTGTCGTCCCGCCGGTCCCCGATGGCCCCGAAGTAGTGCGACGAAGCCCGCGAGATCGTACCGCTGGGCTCCTGGTAGTCCGCGCCGCGCGTGGCCAGCGCGCCCGTCAGCCACGACCAGCTCACCTCGGGCAGCAGCGGGTCGCCGGCCATCTCCGGCTCCAGCTCCGCCCGCACCAGGGTGACCAGCCGGAAGTCGCCGTGCCAGGCGTCGTGGCCGTCCGGCTCGTGCAGCAGCACCAGCCGCCCGTCGGCCAGCTCCTCGCCGTCGGCCAGCACGGTGGCCTCCAGCGCGTACGCGTACGCGGCGAGCCGACGCGGCGCCGCGACCTCCTCGATCCGGACCTCCGGCCGCAGCCGCGCGGTGCGCAGGCTCTCCACCGCGTGCCGGAAAAGGAAGGGGGCCTCGTCGCCCAAGTGCCCGGTAACCGCTGCCATGCCCGGAAGACTAGGACCCGCGAGCCGCTCGCGCCCGCAGCAACACCCGACCGGGCCCGACCGGTCCGGCCACCGTGCGAAGATTCGGGGTGTGAGTGCGCACCAGCAGACCGCTGCTTCCCCTTTCGTCCGCGCCTGCCGGGGCGAGTCCGTGCCGCACACCCCGGTGTGGTTCATGCGGCAGGCCGGGCGGTCGCTGCCCGAGTACCTGAAGCTCCGCGAGGGCATCCCCATGCTCACGTCGTGCACGATGCCCGAGCTGGTCACCGAGATCACCCTCCAGCCGGTGCGCCGGCACGGCGTCGACGCGGCCGTCTACTACAGCGACATCGTGGTGCCGCTCAAGGCCATCGGCCTGGACCTGGACATCAAGCCCGGCGTCGGCCCGGTCGTCGCCGCCCCGATCCGCGGCCGCGCGGACCTGGCCCGGCTGCGCGACCTGGAGCCCGGCGACGTCTCCTACGTCACCGAGGCGATCGGCCTGCTGACCGCCGAACTCGGCCCGACGCCGCTCATCGGCTTCGCCGGCGCGCCCTTCACCCTCGCCAGCTACCTGGTCGAAGGCGGCCCCTCGCGCAACCACGAACGCACCAAGGCCCTGATGTACGGGGAGCCCGACCTGTGGCGCGACCTGCTCGACCGGCTCGCCGACATCACCGCCTCCTTCCTGAAGGTGCAGATCGAGGCGGGCGCGAGCGCCGTCCAGCTCTTCGACTCCTGGGTCGGCTCGCTCGCCCCCGCCGACTACCGGCGCTATGTCATGCCGTCGTCGGTCAAGGTCTTCGACGCGGTGGCCGGCTACGGCGTGCCGCGCCTCCACTTCGGCGTCGGCACCGGTGAGCTGCTCGGCCTCATGGGCGAGGCGGGCGC
Coding sequences within it:
- a CDS encoding response regulator transcription factor, with protein sequence MSVLLEQPTSLVAYRPSKPTAMVVVADPRVRSTVTRHLWALGVRDVIEASSIAEARPRVGNPRDICVADVHLPDGSGLTLLAETRAAGWPNGLALSAADDIGAVRNALAGGVKGYVVTGTRNSPGSLAGRPGLAPLGATAARMQRRPPGAPGHPGGYRELSGREVEVLRLVAEGQSNKAIGVSMGLSALTVKSHLARIARKLGTGDRAGMVAVALRTGIIH
- a CDS encoding DUF3000 domain-containing protein → MAAVTGHLGDEAPFLFRHAVESLRTARLRPEVRIEEVAAPRRLAAYAYALEATVLADGEELADGRLVLLHEPDGHDAWHGDFRLVTLVRAELEPEMAGDPLLPEVSWSWLTGALATRGADYQEPSGTISRASSHYFGAIGDRRDDTQIEIRASWTPRDRPGGTGPDAAAHLVAWCDLLCACAGLPPAEGPEVPPRGAAGVLPLPKRRT
- the hemE gene encoding uroporphyrinogen decarboxylase, with translation MSAHQQTAASPFVRACRGESVPHTPVWFMRQAGRSLPEYLKLREGIPMLTSCTMPELVTEITLQPVRRHGVDAAVYYSDIVVPLKAIGLDLDIKPGVGPVVAAPIRGRADLARLRDLEPGDVSYVTEAIGLLTAELGPTPLIGFAGAPFTLASYLVEGGPSRNHERTKALMYGEPDLWRDLLDRLADITASFLKVQIEAGASAVQLFDSWVGSLAPADYRRYVMPSSVKVFDAVAGYGVPRLHFGVGTGELLGLMGEAGADVVGVDWRVPLDEAARRVGPGKALQGNLDPAVLFAPAPVVEAKAREVLDAAAASGTGHIFNLGHGVLPSTDPEAITRLVDFVHRSTQV